One Campylobacter pinnipediorum subsp. caledonicus genomic window carries:
- a CDS encoding amidohydrolase yields MDDISKKVLELKDESIKCRRFFHSHPETGWFTFFTTAVIADKMSRLGYNLKMGRDIIVPEERTGLGSDENCKQAIQRAKSLLNKEQIKYLDIMEDGLTGLVADIDTGRDGKFIAFRFDIDGVDVTESKDSDHRPFVDGFSSDINGITHACGHDGHITIGLLLAKLISENLNDFNGKFRFIFQTAEEGTRGAVGMEPTGILDGVDYLFGGHIGFQAKDMGGIICGTNKFLATSKFDIVLKGRSAHAAGSPQDGANALLAAAQIALNMHGITRHSDGVTRVNVGILRAGEGRNVIAPNAYLACETRGETTELNEFMKAKSFDIIKGVCLAYGVDYEIVHTGGTSGGDSDDEVTYLYEECAKESPFVQNEKIVQKLDFGACEDFAHFMQSVQKSGGKSGYLMIGTTLAAGHHNYKFDFDEDSLLVGIDVFLRAIYKTNGIYNKG; encoded by the coding sequence ATGGATGATATATCTAAAAAGGTTTTAGAGCTAAAAGATGAGAGTATTAAGTGTAGAAGATTTTTTCACTCTCATCCAGAAACTGGTTGGTTTACCTTTTTTACAACGGCTGTTATAGCTGATAAAATGAGTAGGCTTGGATATAACCTAAAAATGGGGCGAGATATTATCGTGCCAGAAGAAAGGACTGGGCTTGGTAGTGATGAAAATTGCAAACAAGCTATACAAAGAGCAAAAAGTTTATTAAATAAAGAGCAGATTAAATATCTAGACATTATGGAAGATGGGTTAACTGGACTGGTTGCTGATATAGATACCGGTAGAGATGGTAAGTTTATCGCTTTTAGATTTGATATAGATGGTGTTGATGTTACGGAGAGTAAAGATAGTGACCATAGACCTTTTGTAGATGGTTTTAGTTCTGACATAAATGGTATAACTCACGCTTGTGGACATGATGGCCATATTACTATAGGGTTGTTGTTAGCAAAGCTTATATCTGAAAATTTAAATGATTTTAATGGTAAATTTAGGTTTATATTTCAAACAGCAGAAGAAGGCACTAGGGGAGCTGTTGGTATGGAGCCAACTGGCATCTTAGATGGTGTTGATTATTTATTTGGCGGACACATAGGATTTCAAGCAAAAGATATGGGCGGTATTATATGTGGGACTAATAAATTTCTTGCTACAAGTAAGTTTGATATAGTTTTAAAAGGTCGTTCTGCACATGCAGCTGGTTCACCACAAGACGGAGCAAATGCATTACTTGCTGCAGCTCAAATAGCTTTAAATATGCACGGTATAACAAGACATAGTGATGGTGTTACAAGGGTAAATGTTGGTATTTTAAGAGCTGGAGAAGGAAGAAACGTAATAGCTCCAAATGCCTATCTTGCCTGCGAAACAAGGGGAGAGACAACAGAACTTAATGAGTTTATGAAAGCAAAATCTTTTGATATAATAAAAGGTGTTTGTTTGGCTTATGGTGTGGATTATGAGATTGTGCATACTGGTGGAACTTCTGGTGGTGATAGCGATGATGAAGTGACTTATTTGTATGAAGAGTGTGCTAAAGAGTCACCTTTTGTTCAAAATGAAAAAATAGTTCAAAAACTTGATTTTGGTGCTTGTGAAGATTTCGCTCATTTTATGCAAAGTGTGCAAAAAAGCGGTGGAAAAAGTGGTTATCTTATGATAGGAACTACACTTGCCGCAGGACATCACAACTATAAATTTGACTTTGATGAGGACTCTTTGTTGGTCGGAATAGATGTATTTTTAAGAGCTATTTATAAAACAAACGGAATTTATAATAAAGGATAA
- the pepE gene encoding dipeptidase PepE: protein MKKALLLSASSYKDTGYLTHSKGWINDFLGSAKDDEILFIPYAGVRRNNEEYEQKVITCLENKNIKSIHRYDDKISAIKNAKTIAVGGGNTFVLMHYLYKFNLIDAIKQAVSDSCLYFGWSAGANIAGSSMMTTNDMPIIMPKSFDSLNIFPYQINPHFISGKIQGHNGESREERLEEFLIVNQNSIVYAMPEGTGLLINDNEVEVIGYADLIKFEYKKENTFIKVGDKIKI, encoded by the coding sequence ATGAAAAAAGCTTTACTTTTAAGTGCTTCAAGCTACAAAGACACTGGTTATTTAACTCACAGTAAGGGCTGGATAAATGATTTTTTAGGTAGCGCAAAAGATGATGAAATTTTATTTATACCTTATGCTGGTGTAAGAAGAAATAATGAAGAATACGAACAAAAAGTTATAACTTGCTTAGAAAATAAAAATATCAAATCCATACATAGATATGATGACAAAATATCTGCTATAAAAAACGCAAAAACAATAGCTGTTGGTGGTGGAAATACCTTTGTTTTAATGCACTATCTTTATAAATTTAATCTAATAGATGCGATAAAACAAGCCGTAAGTGATAGTTGTTTGTATTTTGGCTGGTCTGCTGGTGCAAATATAGCTGGTAGTAGCATGATGACTACAAATGATATGCCAATAATAATGCCAAAATCATTTGATTCTTTAAACATCTTTCCTTATCAGATAAATCCACATTTTATAAGCGGTAAGATACAAGGCCATAATGGAGAGAGTAGAGAAGAGCGTTTGGAAGAGTTTTTGATAGTAAATCAAAATAGTATTGTGTATGCTATGCCTGAGGGAACTGGACTTTTGATAAATGATAATGAAGTGGAAGTTATAGGCTATGCTGATTTGATTAAATTTGAGTATAAAAAAGAGAATACTTTTATAAAAGTAGGTGATAAAATCAAAATATAA
- the dcuC gene encoding C4-dicarboxylate transporter DcuC, which yields MENLKVIFALLGIVAVVVLLVKKYETKTVLIGIGLLLCILSLKPMDAFSAFTANMTKAGLIKAICSSMGFAFVMKYTKCDKHLVRLLTSPLKNVGFFLIPITIAVTYFINIAIPSAAGCSAAVGATLIPLLMSAGIKPEMAAASVFAGTFGGVLSPGSAHNIFVADLVKKTNPEFTVQEIIKVQFPSAITSLLVVLVAITIVALLFKDYQKGQNFSVSANEVSQTKQDDESVNYLYALMPLVPLVILIIGGTSLKEYPFLAWTKMGVAEAMLLGAIVAIIVTLTNPQKITKEFFNGMGSAYADVMGIIISAGVFVAGLKACGAIDLVIEFLKAEQGYAKFGGTFIPFLMGVVTGSGDAATFAFNQAVTVHAADLGMDQASLGMAAAIAGSLGRSASPIAGACIVCAGIAGVNPIGIAKRTFLGMFLSVVVIAFFIL from the coding sequence GTGGAAAATTTAAAAGTTATTTTTGCTTTACTAGGTATAGTTGCCGTTGTTGTTTTGCTTGTTAAAAAGTATGAAACAAAGACGGTTTTAATAGGCATTGGTCTGCTTTTATGTATACTTTCTCTTAAACCAATGGATGCTTTCTCTGCATTTACTGCTAATATGACAAAAGCTGGTCTTATAAAGGCTATATGTTCTAGTATGGGCTTTGCCTTTGTTATGAAATACACAAAATGCGATAAGCATTTGGTCAGACTTTTGACAAGTCCGCTTAAAAATGTTGGATTTTTCTTAATCCCTATAACCATAGCAGTTACTTACTTTATAAATATAGCTATACCTTCTGCGGCTGGTTGTTCAGCAGCTGTTGGCGCTACTTTAATACCACTTTTAATGTCGGCTGGAATAAAGCCTGAGATGGCAGCAGCTTCTGTTTTTGCTGGAACTTTTGGTGGTGTTTTGAGTCCTGGCTCTGCACACAATATTTTTGTTGCAGATTTGGTAAAAAAGACAAATCCTGAATTTACAGTTCAAGAGATTATTAAAGTCCAGTTTCCAAGTGCTATAACTTCTCTTTTGGTTGTTCTTGTTGCTATAACAATCGTTGCTTTGTTGTTTAAAGACTATCAAAAAGGACAAAATTTTTCAGTTTCTGCAAATGAAGTTTCACAAACAAAACAAGATGATGAAAGTGTAAATTATTTATATGCTTTGATGCCTTTGGTTCCACTTGTTATTTTAATTATCGGCGGAACAAGCTTAAAAGAGTATCCTTTCCTAGCTTGGACAAAAATGGGTGTGGCTGAAGCGATGTTGCTTGGTGCTATTGTTGCGATAATTGTAACTTTAACTAATCCACAAAAGATAACAAAAGAGTTCTTTAATGGTATGGGTAGTGCATATGCTGATGTCATGGGTATTATTATATCAGCTGGCGTTTTTGTTGCTGGACTTAAGGCTTGTGGCGCTATTGACCTTGTGATAGAGTTTTTAAAGGCCGAACAAGGTTATGCGAAATTTGGAGGCACTTTTATACCGTTTTTAATGGGTGTTGTAACTGGTTCAGGCGATGCTGCAACTTTTGCATTTAACCAAGCCGTTACGGTTCACGCCGCTGATTTGGGTATGGATCAAGCAAGTCTTGGTATGGCTGCCGCTATAGCTGGATCACTTGGTAGGTCTGCTTCTCCTATAGCTGGCGCTTGTATAGTATGTGCTGGTATAGCTGGCGTGAATCCTATAGGAATAGCAAAAAGAACATTTTTAGGTATGTTTTTATCTGTTGTAGTTATAGCATTTTTTATATTATAA
- the pepT gene encoding peptidase T produces MYIVDRFLNYTKINTTTNRQNGLDGIMPSNPKEMELAKFIKAEFEELGLKDISLNEKAILVAKLPSNLDKKVPSVAFFAHLDTSAEQQNDTKAQMVNYKGGDICLNKELNIYLKQSEFPELKEYVNDDIIVTDGTSLLGADDKAAIASIVNMLEYFTSNPEIKHGEIIACFLPDEEQGLRGAKALDVSSVGADFGYCLDCCGIGEFIYENWNAGDCVVTFAGASAHPMNAKGKLVNSLLMAHKFISLLPNGEAPEYTENKEGYFWVKELSGNSSKTVLKIDVREFDDVKYAQRMQFLQDITDGLNKIWDNRVKIVLNDRYKNVYNYLKNEEAPAIKYAKQAFENLNIKPIIKPMRGGYDGAVISEKGIPCPNLFTGAHNFHSIYEYLPVKSLLASTNVVKEIVNLITK; encoded by the coding sequence ATGTATATAGTTGATAGATTTTTAAACTATACAAAAATCAACACAACAACAAATAGACAAAATGGATTAGATGGCATAATGCCTTCTAATCCAAAAGAGATGGAACTTGCAAAATTTATCAAAGCAGAGTTTGAAGAGCTTGGCTTAAAAGATATAAGCTTAAACGAAAAAGCTATTTTGGTGGCAAAATTACCTTCGAATTTAGATAAAAAAGTTCCAAGTGTAGCATTTTTTGCTCATCTTGATACAAGTGCTGAGCAGCAAAACGATACAAAGGCTCAGATGGTAAACTATAAAGGTGGCGATATTTGCCTAAATAAAGAGCTTAATATCTATTTAAAACAAAGTGAATTTCCTGAACTAAAAGAGTATGTAAATGATGATATTATAGTTACTGATGGCACTAGCTTGCTTGGAGCAGATGATAAGGCGGCTATTGCTAGTATAGTAAATATGCTTGAGTATTTTACCTCAAATCCAGAGATAAAGCATGGCGAGATTATAGCTTGTTTTTTACCTGATGAAGAGCAGGGTTTGAGAGGAGCTAAAGCTTTAGATGTGAGTAGTGTAGGGGCTGATTTTGGATATTGTTTAGATTGTTGTGGGATTGGTGAGTTTATATATGAAAACTGGAATGCTGGGGATTGTGTAGTGACTTTTGCAGGAGCTTCTGCTCATCCTATGAATGCAAAAGGAAAGCTTGTAAACTCTCTTTTGATGGCTCATAAATTTATATCTTTATTGCCTAACGGTGAAGCGCCTGAATATACAGAAAATAAAGAAGGATATTTTTGGGTAAAAGAACTTAGCGGAAATAGTTCTAAAACAGTTCTTAAAATAGATGTTAGAGAATTTGATGATGTAAAATATGCTCAAAGAATGCAATTTTTACAAGATATAACAGATGGTCTTAATAAAATTTGGGACAATAGGGTAAAAATAGTTTTAAACGATAGATATAAAAATGTATATAATTATCTAAAAAACGAAGAAGCACCGGCTATCAAATATGCTAAACAAGCGTTTGAAAATTTAAATATTAAGCCTATTATAAAACCTATGAGAGGCGGTTATGATGGTGCTGTTATATCCGAAAAGGGCATACCTTGTCCAAATTTATTTACAGGTGCTCACAATTTTCACTCTATTTATGAGTATTTGCCTGTAAAATCTTTGCTAGCATCAACTAATGTTGTAAAAGAAATTGTTAATTTAATTACTAAATAA
- the pgtP gene encoding phosphoglycerate transporter protein PgtP produces MFSFFKASLPKEEKVSADKIDSTYKKLRWQVFAGVFIGYAAYYLIRKNFSLAIPHLIEEYGFTKAQLGIVGVALSFAYGFSKFIMGNVSDRSNPKYFLVAGLLGSAAVSLIFGLVPGVLSSITLMVILAAFNGWFQGMGYPPGAKTMTNWFSTGERGIWWSWWNVSHNLGGGLIGPLAILGVAIFGTWHSLFYLPALIAIVLAFVCFYFMRDTPESEGLPSVEEYKGEKHIQKVAGAHELSASDIFFKYVLNNKFLWSIAIANAFVYFIRYGIIDWAPTYLKEVKHFSFDKQSWAYFLYEYAGIFDMLASGYMSDKVFKGHRAPPMLLFLVGVLIAVVIYWKNPAGNPLIDNICLIAIGFLIYGPVMMIGLQAADLVPRVATGTATGLTGLFGYFLGSASAGYVMGKVVDLYGWDGGFYTLIISCVLAFIFIAFTLFHKTSRQLA; encoded by the coding sequence ATGTTCTCATTTTTTAAGGCTTCTTTACCAAAAGAAGAGAAGGTTAGTGCGGATAAGATTGATAGCACTTATAAAAAGTTAAGATGGCAAGTATTTGCTGGTGTATTTATAGGATATGCTGCTTATTATCTTATTCGCAAAAACTTCAGCCTTGCTATTCCTCACTTGATAGAAGAATATGGCTTTACAAAAGCACAACTAGGTATAGTTGGCGTTGCGCTTAGTTTTGCTTATGGCTTTAGTAAATTTATAATGGGAAATGTGTCTGATAGGTCAAATCCAAAATACTTCTTGGTTGCTGGTTTGCTTGGTTCAGCTGCGGTTAGTCTTATTTTTGGCTTAGTTCCAGGTGTACTTTCTAGCATTACTCTTATGGTTATTTTGGCTGCTTTTAATGGCTGGTTTCAAGGTATGGGCTACCCTCCTGGTGCAAAGACTATGACTAACTGGTTTAGTACAGGCGAGCGTGGAATATGGTGGAGTTGGTGGAATGTCAGCCATAATTTAGGTGGTGGACTCATAGGGCCATTAGCTATTTTAGGTGTGGCTATTTTTGGTACCTGGCACTCTTTGTTTTATCTACCTGCTTTGATTGCTATTGTTCTTGCTTTTGTTTGTTTTTATTTTATGAGAGATACTCCAGAGAGCGAAGGTCTGCCTAGCGTAGAAGAATACAAAGGTGAAAAGCACATCCAAAAGGTTGCCGGAGCACACGAGCTAAGTGCAAGTGATATATTTTTCAAATATGTTTTAAATAATAAATTCTTATGGTCAATAGCCATAGCAAACGCCTTTGTGTATTTTATAAGATACGGCATAATTGACTGGGCACCAACATACTTAAAAGAGGTTAAACATTTTAGTTTTGATAAGCAAAGTTGGGCATATTTTCTTTATGAGTATGCTGGAATTTTTGATATGCTTGCAAGTGGGTATATGAGCGATAAGGTATTTAAAGGGCATAGAGCGCCTCCTATGCTTTTATTTTTAGTTGGTGTTTTGATAGCTGTTGTGATATATTGGAAAAATCCAGCTGGAAATCCTCTTATTGATAACATCTGCCTTATAGCTATTGGATTTTTGATATATGGTCCAGTTATGATGATAGGACTTCAAGCGGCTGATTTGGTGCCTCGTGTTGCAACAGGAACAGCTACAGGTCTTACAGGTCTTTTTGGATATTTTCTAGGTTCTGCAAGCGCTGGTTATGTTATGGGAAAGGTTGTTGATTTGTATGGTTGGGACGGAGGTTTTTATACTTTGATTATCTCTTGTGTTCTTGCTTTTATATTTATTGCATTTACTCTATTTCATAAAACTTCAAGGCAATTAGCTTAA
- a CDS encoding sodium-dependent transporter — MDKFSKIGYILAVAGSAVGLGNAWKFPYMVGQNGGSAFILLYLGICFIVGVPIFLAEMSIGKLSESDAPTGFAKLAHTNKKLWSYVGMIGMLSAYLISSFYIVIIGWILYYVILSFGILPSDIEASKGLFLGFIGGKENVIAQIACFLAIFTLCMFILSRGVKSGIEKLNVWMMPSLFVLLLIMLAYSVTMNGFSDSAKFLLVPDFSKIDFKVLLDAMGLAFWTLSIGLAVIITYSASINDKTNLASSALSVLFINILLGMMIGLIIFTFIFEFGATPAQGPGLVFISLPTLFAKLGVLGNVLAVAFFIALAFAGITSAVSIIEPFTFYLVRHFNISRTKSLAFLGSGILLLGVLSLLSNVGGMGLDKKIFLDKNFFDVMDFITGNIMMPLAGIGVAIFVGFVMKRKTLEELFLNYMNRPVFEVWYFLIKFITPLCVFAIMINTLFFT; from the coding sequence ATGGATAAATTCTCTAAAATCGGCTATATACTAGCCGTTGCTGGGTCAGCTGTGGGGCTTGGAAATGCTTGGAAATTTCCTTATATGGTAGGACAAAATGGTGGTTCGGCATTTATTTTGCTTTATCTTGGTATTTGTTTTATAGTAGGTGTACCTATCTTTTTAGCTGAAATGAGTATTGGTAAGCTTAGTGAGAGTGATGCTCCAACAGGCTTTGCTAAACTAGCACATACAAACAAAAAGCTATGGAGCTATGTCGGCATGATAGGAATGCTTAGTGCTTATCTGATTTCTAGCTTTTATATTGTTATTATCGGTTGGATTTTATATTATGTTATATTATCGTTTGGGATATTACCATCTGACATAGAGGCATCAAAAGGTCTATTTTTAGGTTTTATTGGTGGAAAAGAAAATGTGATAGCACAGATAGCTTGCTTTTTAGCAATCTTTACACTATGTATGTTTATACTTAGTCGTGGTGTTAAAAGTGGTATAGAAAAACTAAATGTATGGATGATGCCAAGCTTATTTGTGTTACTTTTAATTATGCTTGCATATTCAGTAACAATGAATGGCTTTAGTGATTCGGCAAAGTTTTTACTTGTTCCTGATTTTAGTAAAATTGATTTTAAGGTACTTCTTGATGCGATGGGTCTTGCATTTTGGACTCTTTCTATCGGACTTGCTGTTATTATCACATATTCAGCTAGCATAAACGACAAAACAAACCTTGCTAGTTCAGCACTTAGTGTGCTTTTTATAAATATCTTACTTGGAATGATGATAGGTCTTATTATCTTTACCTTTATATTTGAATTTGGCGCTACTCCAGCACAAGGTCCTGGTCTTGTATTTATATCTTTACCTACACTTTTTGCTAAACTTGGCGTCCTTGGAAATGTTTTGGCTGTAGCATTTTTTATCGCTCTAGCCTTTGCCGGTATCACATCCGCTGTTTCCATTATAGAACCATTTACATTTTATCTAGTTCGCCATTTTAATATAAGCCGAACAAAGTCACTTGCATTTTTAGGTAGTGGTATTTTATTGCTTGGTGTGCTATCTCTTTTATCAAATGTAGGTGGCATGGGGCTTGACAAAAAGATATTTTTAGATAAAAATTTCTTTGATGTTATGGACTTTATTACAGGAAATATCATGATGCCACTTGCTGGTATAGGTGTTGCTATATTTGTTGGTTTTGTAATGAAAAGAAAGACACTTGAAGAGTTGTTTTTAAATTATATGAATCGCCCAGTATTTGAAGTATGGTATTTTTTAATTAAATTTATAACTCCACTATGTGTTTTTGCAATTATGATAAATACTTTATTTTTTACATAA
- a CDS encoding ankyrin repeat domain-containing protein, translating into MKKLLLAAAFAASVFGADMIKPYSNDFRFNAEEMNDIANKSRLAWRIFYEKPSEGKDAAWFDAVKKGDLETVKKMVKNGQDLEVKDEASLGQTALGWATFIGYEDIVDYLISNGASLNATDRGDVYNVLKSAVLGKNVNIVKKVYGNLSPYDLNDQEVESDGETLVMVAASNNRLDVVKFLISKGAKLNYTTTTKDKKLGSYNQSALSYACSRNLPDMIKLLVDNGAINHKTGKATCK; encoded by the coding sequence ATGAAAAAATTACTTTTAGCAGCAGCTTTTGCAGCTAGTGTTTTTGGTGCGGATATGATAAAGCCATATAGCAATGATTTTAGATTTAATGCCGAGGAGATGAATGATATAGCAAACAAATCTAGACTTGCTTGGAGAATTTTTTATGAAAAACCTAGTGAAGGCAAAGATGCAGCTTGGTTTGATGCTGTAAAAAAAGGTGATCTTGAAACAGTTAAAAAAATGGTAAAAAATGGACAAGATTTAGAGGTAAAAGATGAAGCAAGCTTGGGGCAAACAGCTCTTGGCTGGGCTACTTTTATAGGATATGAGGACATAGTTGATTATCTTATCTCTAATGGTGCTAGTCTTAATGCGACAGATAGAGGCGATGTATATAATGTATTAAAATCAGCAGTTCTTGGAAAGAATGTAAACATAGTAAAAAAGGTTTACGGCAATCTTTCGCCATATGATTTAAACGACCAAGAAGTTGAAAGTGATGGCGAAACCTTGGTTATGGTAGCAGCTAGCAACAACCGCTTAGATGTAGTTAAATTTTTAATAAGCAAGGGTGCAAAATTAAACTACACAACAACAACCAAAGATAAAAAGTTAGGTTCTTATAACCAAAGTGCTTTGTCTTATGCTTGTTCTAGAAATCTACCTGATATGATAAAACTACTTGTAGATAATGGTGCGATAAACCACAAAACAGGCAAGGCAACTTGCAAATAA
- a CDS encoding Do family serine endopeptidase, with product MKKIAIISIFAASLLYSNGITFNEADSNIKRISPIENSENTILSYHDSIANAKKSVVNISTTKTIRTSQNGIEEMFNDPFFKEFFGFNFGIPYERQQKSSSLGSGVIISKDGYIVTNNHVIEDSDEIIVTLPENHKDYKAKIIGTDSKTDLAVIKIEDNNLNAIKLADSSKILEGDVVFAIGNPFGVGSSITRGIISALNKNNIGLNQYENFIQTDASINPGNSGGALVDSRGALIGINSAILSRGGDSSGIGFAIPSSMVKNVAQKLISDGKIERGYIGVMIANLTEDQKELYKNKEGALISSVEKDFPADKAGIKRGDLIIAINDKDIKSANDLKNTIGSIAPNTEVSVTYERSKKISKTKMKLANMSLNASNAKDIQSIEGLSVSNINDELKRRYKLNSDITGILVTDVKQKSKASDIGFLRGDIIVQVGEDIIKDIDSFTKAIKSTNGQKTLVWVNRNSIMQGLVIK from the coding sequence ATGAAAAAAATTGCAATAATATCTATTTTTGCAGCAAGTTTGCTATATTCAAATGGTATAACATTTAACGAAGCAGACTCTAACATAAAAAGAATATCTCCAATAGAAAATAGTGAAAATACTATTTTGTCATATCATGATTCTATAGCAAATGCCAAAAAATCTGTTGTAAATATATCAACTACAAAAACTATTCGCACTTCCCAAAATGGCATAGAAGAAATGTTTAATGATCCATTCTTTAAAGAATTTTTTGGATTTAACTTTGGAATACCTTATGAAAGACAACAAAAAAGTTCATCTCTTGGTTCAGGTGTTATAATATCAAAAGATGGCTATATAGTAACAAACAATCATGTTATAGAAGATAGCGATGAAATAATAGTAACTCTACCTGAAAATCACAAGGATTATAAAGCAAAGATTATAGGAACTGATTCAAAAACCGATTTAGCTGTTATAAAAATAGAAGATAACAATTTAAATGCCATAAAATTAGCTGACTCTTCTAAAATCCTTGAAGGCGATGTTGTGTTTGCCATAGGTAATCCTTTTGGTGTTGGAAGTAGTATAACAAGAGGTATAATCTCGGCCTTAAACAAAAACAATATAGGTCTAAATCAATATGAAAATTTCATACAAACGGACGCATCTATAAATCCTGGAAACTCAGGAGGAGCTTTGGTTGATAGCAGAGGTGCTTTAATAGGAATTAACTCAGCAATATTATCAAGAGGTGGCGATAGTAGCGGAATAGGTTTTGCCATCCCATCTAGTATGGTAAAAAATGTAGCGCAAAAATTAATCAGTGATGGAAAAATTGAGCGTGGTTACATAGGTGTAATGATAGCAAATTTAACAGAAGATCAAAAAGAGCTATATAAAAATAAAGAAGGTGCTTTAATAAGCAGTGTTGAAAAAGATTTTCCAGCCGATAAAGCAGGTATAAAAAGAGGTGATTTAATAATTGCCATAAACGATAAAGATATAAAAAGCGCAAATGATTTAAAAAATACAATAGGCTCAATCGCTCCAAATACGGAAGTAAGTGTAACATATGAGAGAAGCAAAAAAATATCTAAAACAAAAATGAAATTGGCAAATATGAGCCTCAATGCTTCAAATGCAAAAGATATACAAAGCATAGAAGGACTTAGTGTCTCTAACATAAATGATGAATTAAAAAGAAGATATAAATTAAATTCAGATATCACAGGCATTTTGGTTACAGATGTAAAACAAAAATCAAAAGCTAGTGATATAGGCTTTCTCAGAGGCGATATTATTGTTCAAGTTGGAGAAGATATAATAAAAGATATAGATAGCTTTACAAAAGCTATAAAATCAACAAATGGACAAAAAACATTGGTATGGGTAAATAGAAACTCTATAATGCAAGGTCTTGTTATAAAATAA
- the gatB gene encoding Asp-tRNA(Asn)/Glu-tRNA(Gln) amidotransferase subunit GatB, with translation MFEVIIGLEVHAQLNTDTKIFCSCSTSFGDEANTHVCPTCLALPGALPVLNKEAVRKAISFGAAVNATINKKSVFNRKNYFYPDLPKAYQISQFEIPIVENGELFIEVNGEKKRIGITRAHLEEDAGKNIHEDGRSLVDLNRAGTPLLEIVSEPDLRSSDEAVAYLKKLHSILRFLNISDANMQEGSFRCDANVSIRPKGDTKLYTRVEIKNLNSFKFIQKAIDYEVERQSIAWEDGNYDEEVYQETRLFDTVNLTTRSMRGKEDSAEYRYFPDPDLLPVEISDEMYNECIKIPELADEKVIRYQKEFGIKEEDALNLVNSIEMSRYFEDVVSENISPKLCVTWILVELLARLKNGLTIQNSPVDSKKMKELLKRIEDSTISAKAAKDVLDYLMQNDVSVDEVIDKLGLKQVSDDGAIVEIIKNILDKNQDKVLEYKNGKDKLFGFFVGQVMKEGKGAFNPAKVNELLNKALK, from the coding sequence ATGTTTGAAGTAATTATTGGACTTGAGGTGCATGCTCAACTTAATACTGATACAAAGATTTTTTGCTCTTGTTCTACAAGTTTTGGTGATGAGGCAAATACTCACGTGTGTCCAACTTGTTTAGCCTTACCTGGTGCCTTACCTGTGTTAAATAAAGAAGCTGTAAGAAAAGCGATAAGTTTTGGCGCTGCTGTAAATGCTACTATAAATAAAAAATCTGTGTTTAATAGAAAAAATTATTTTTACCCTGATTTACCAAAGGCTTATCAAATTTCACAATTTGAGATACCTATAGTTGAAAATGGAGAACTTTTTATAGAGGTAAATGGAGAAAAGAAAAGAATAGGTATAACAAGGGCACACTTAGAAGAAGATGCTGGTAAAAATATCCATGAAGATGGAAGAAGTTTGGTTGATTTAAATAGGGCTGGCACACCTTTGCTTGAAATAGTAAGTGAACCTGACCTTAGAAGTTCTGATGAGGCTGTTGCTTATCTTAAAAAACTTCACTCAATACTGAGATTTTTAAATATTTCTGATGCGAATATGCAAGAGGGAAGTTTTCGTTGCGATGCAAATGTTAGTATAAGACCAAAAGGCGATACAAAACTTTATACAAGGGTTGAGATTAAAAATCTAAATTCATTTAAATTTATACAAAAAGCTATAGATTATGAGGTAGAGCGCCAAAGTATAGCTTGGGAAGATGGCAATTATGATGAAGAGGTATATCAAGAAACAAGGCTTTTTGATACTGTAAATTTAACAACTCGTTCTATGCGTGGTAAAGAAGATAGTGCTGAATATAGATATTTTCCTGATCCTGATTTGCTTCCTGTTGAAATAAGCGATGAGATGTATAACGAATGCATAAAAATACCAGAGCTAGCAGATGAAAAAGTAATAAGATATCAAAAAGAGTTCGGGATAAAAGAAGAAGATGCTTTAAATTTAGTAAACAGTATTGAGATGAGTAGATATTTTGAAGATGTTGTGAGTGAAAATATATCGCCAAAACTTTGCGTAACTTGGATACTTGTTGAATTACTCGCTAGATTAAAAAATGGATTAACTATACAAAATAGTCCAGTAGATAGCAAAAAAATGAAAGAGCTTTTAAAAAGAATAGAAGATTCTACTATAAGTGCTAAGGCAGCAAAAGATGTACTTGATTATTTAATGCAAAATGATGTAAGTGTAGATGAAGTTATAGATAAATTAGGACTTAAACAAGTAAGTGATGATGGCGCAATCGTTGAAATTATTAAAAACATACTTGATAAAAACCAAGATAAAGTTTTAGAATACAAAAATGGAAAAGATAAGCTTTTTGGATTTTTTGTAGGACAGGTTATGAAAGAGGGTAAAGGTGCTTTTAACCCAGCTAAAGTAAATGAATTATTAAATAAAGCTTTAAAATGA